The Geotrypetes seraphini chromosome 8, aGeoSer1.1, whole genome shotgun sequence genome includes a region encoding these proteins:
- the PHETA1 gene encoding sesquipedalian-1, with amino-acid sequence MKINERSLVHYATCESPADNSGFLYKRGEHNTAYHKRWFVLKGNVLFYFEDKGSREPVGAILMEGCTVEPSESTELYTFTIRFEGSKSRTYILAAESEAAMQSWVKSLSRANFDYMRLLIKELQLQLEDMEQYIVTGYRLQGGVAITKDKSGSKLSTFCQVTHHQSAEKSALVGSAVKENGCAVWNNSHTSIHLPNGYDGGSNQGNIRRCSGGSSEGHRPPPVPPRRGLPSRNTAGIAGLSALALESPVSSGTVCFSKLHNWFGQEVDEVKMDWVERRRGSEQ; translated from the coding sequence ATGAAAATCAATGAGAGAAGTCTAGTGCACTACGCCACTTGTGAATCCCCAGCAGATAACTCTGGATTCCTCTATAAAAGGGGCGAGCACAACACAGCCTACCACAAACGCTGGTTCGTGTTAAAGGGCAACGTGCTGTTTTATTTTGAGGATAAGGGCAGCAGAGAACCAGTGGGTGCCATCCTCATGGAAGGTTGCACAGTTGAGCCATCTGAATCCACAGAACTTTACACCTTCACCATTAGATTTGAAGGTTCCAAATCTCGGACTTACATCCTGGCAGCTGAGAGCGAAGCAGCAATGCAGTCCTGGGTGAAATCGCTCTCCAGGGCCAACTTTGACTACATGAGGCTGCTCATAAAGGAGCTGCAGCtgcaactggaagacatggagcAATACATCGTGACAGGCTACAGACTCCAAGGAGGGGTGGCCATTACCAAAGACAAATCTGGCTCCAAATTAAGCACCTTCTGTCAGGTCACCCATCATCAGTCTGCCGAAAAATCTGCCCTCGTTGGCTCTGCTGTAAAGGAAAATGGTTGTGCTGTATGGAATAATTCACACACCTCTATTCATCTCCCCAATGGCTATGATGGGGGCAGTAACCAAGGGAACATAAGGAGGTGTTCGGGTGGTAGTTCAGAAGGGCACAGACCTCCGCCTGTACCTCCTCGAAGAGGCTTGCCATCCAGAAATACCGCTGGCATAGCTGGCCTTTCTGCACTGGCCTTGGAAAGTCCTGTTTCCTCAGGGACCGTCTGTTTTTCCAAACTCCACAACTGGTTTGGACAAGAAGTTGATGAAGTAAAAATGGACTGGGTGGAAAGACGACGAGGCAGTGAACAGTAA